The Alicyclobacillus vulcanalis genome has a window encoding:
- a CDS encoding SDR family NAD(P)-dependent oxidoreductase, whose product MSSWNELLKGKVAVVTGASRGLGRADALALAEAGADVVITDILIESDESSAQAAKQYGPLAQVMQSTKVVYAEKTAEEIRQMGRRSFAIKMDVTDRDQVRDVLARIKEEFGRIDILVNNAGTLDHVSQIENQRDDLWERDLRVNLTGTYNCTKAVWPYMKEQGWGRIINMSSIVGIQGGFGQASYAVTKGGILSFTKSMALEGARHGITVNAIVPGIINTEAFKMGNKQMNERMIQRTAFRKPGDPEDVANAIVFLCSDKAKYITGVGLPVCGGIDLFTF is encoded by the coding sequence ATGTCGTCTTGGAATGAACTGTTGAAGGGCAAGGTCGCTGTCGTCACCGGCGCTTCGCGCGGGCTCGGGCGCGCCGACGCGCTGGCCCTCGCCGAGGCTGGAGCGGATGTCGTGATCACCGACATCCTGATTGAAAGCGACGAGTCAAGCGCGCAGGCGGCCAAACAGTACGGCCCGCTCGCGCAGGTGATGCAGAGCACCAAGGTGGTCTATGCCGAAAAGACGGCGGAAGAGATCCGGCAGATGGGCCGGAGGTCGTTTGCCATCAAGATGGATGTCACGGACAGGGACCAGGTCCGCGACGTGTTGGCGCGCATCAAGGAGGAGTTTGGCCGGATCGACATCCTGGTCAACAACGCGGGCACGCTCGATCACGTCTCGCAGATCGAGAACCAGCGCGACGATCTCTGGGAGCGCGACTTGCGCGTGAATCTCACGGGGACCTACAACTGCACGAAGGCTGTCTGGCCGTACATGAAGGAGCAGGGATGGGGCCGCATCATCAACATGTCGTCCATTGTCGGCATTCAGGGCGGATTCGGCCAGGCGAGCTACGCGGTCACCAAAGGCGGGATCTTGAGCTTCACCAAGAGCATGGCGCTCGAAGGGGCAAGGCACGGGATCACGGTGAACGCCATCGTGCCGGGCATCATCAACACGGAGGCGTTCAAGATGGGCAACAAACAGATGAACGAACGGATGATCCAACGGACCGCGTTCCGCAAGCCCGGGGATCCCGAAGACGTGGCCAACGCCATCGTATTCCTGTGTTCGGACAAGGCGAAGTATATCACGGGTGTCGGGCTGCCGGTTTGCGGCGGGATCGACCTGTTCACGTTCTGA
- a CDS encoding class D sortase, which yields MTRAKRRLALLARAVPLALAVAGAAIAADAGWAYLWETVWVNDRPLPIYTPPTTRPAGASPPLWLPLPKDGEKIGELVFPAQHVRVPVVQGDSWADLALGAGHDPASALPGQPGNVYVAGHRDTVFRVLRLLRAGDLVEFESPYGTFSYRVTWTQIVPPTDTAVERQTRLDTLTLQTCWPFDYFGFAPLRYIVHTRFLGGPSPPFMA from the coding sequence GTGACGCGCGCGAAGCGACGGCTCGCCCTCCTGGCGCGGGCCGTCCCTTTGGCCCTCGCAGTCGCCGGTGCAGCCATCGCAGCCGATGCAGGCTGGGCGTACCTTTGGGAGACGGTTTGGGTCAATGACAGGCCGCTTCCTATCTATACGCCGCCGACCACGAGACCTGCAGGCGCGTCTCCACCCCTGTGGCTACCTTTGCCCAAAGATGGCGAGAAGATCGGCGAGCTCGTCTTTCCCGCGCAGCACGTGCGCGTACCGGTGGTGCAGGGGGACTCCTGGGCCGATCTCGCCCTTGGCGCTGGGCACGATCCGGCTTCAGCCCTTCCCGGCCAGCCGGGCAATGTGTACGTGGCGGGCCACCGCGACACGGTGTTCCGCGTTCTTCGCCTCCTCCGCGCGGGCGATCTCGTCGAGTTCGAGTCGCCTTATGGCACCTTCTCGTACCGGGTGACCTGGACGCAAATCGTGCCGCCGACCGACACCGCGGTCGAGCGGCAGACGCGCCTAGACACGCTGACCCTCCAGACTTGCTGGCCCTTCGACTATTTTGGGTTCGCGCCGCTGCGCTACATCGTCCACACGCGTTTTCTAGGTGGCCCGTCTCCGCCCTTCATGGCATGA
- a CDS encoding AAA family ATPase — MSHSAQFRDTLVRYLKARIPFISIRTVERGRALDILRDVAQSIGIPVYVHTLSKGMRDLAQNRAVSDERSVIGALDFATQQFMQRQNLTVVFTEVPDIEDDTQIARHFQDAVMLAAENNGAIIAITTKSIWPQLQRLGMSLILDPPNEDEMLQIIRENLAPYRSQIPNEWDEQDERRAAAILAGITQMEAENVIATLLAKGRITKDDLNEVAHAKDRIFADISGIERVHVQGQDLHVGGLSGLKRWLDRERPLLTADLRDRGIRPPRGILLVGVPGCGKSLSAKAIAAQWNLPLYRLDLANIHGQYLGQSEARLKDALATADHVSPCVLWIDEIEKGLAGAAQGASDGGTSTRLVGHFLYWLQEARSRVFVVATANDVSKLPPELLRRGRFDELFFVDLPSPEERWEIIQIYVQRGLKRSLSDALMSELVSLSDGFAGADIEAAVREVVKEAILKGDHAVTDELFKRSFANIVPLSKTSPEQIEAIRAWGRERAVPASGTPIGSPDAQAKPRREVLV, encoded by the coding sequence ATGAGTCATAGCGCACAGTTTCGCGATACACTCGTCCGCTACCTGAAAGCTCGCATCCCGTTCATCTCCATCCGCACGGTGGAACGCGGCCGCGCCCTCGACATCCTGCGCGACGTCGCGCAGTCCATCGGCATCCCTGTGTACGTTCACACGCTGTCCAAAGGGATGCGGGACCTCGCGCAAAACCGCGCCGTCAGCGACGAGCGGTCGGTGATCGGTGCGCTCGACTTCGCGACGCAGCAATTCATGCAGCGTCAAAATCTCACCGTCGTCTTCACCGAAGTCCCAGACATCGAAGACGACACGCAAATTGCGCGCCACTTCCAGGACGCCGTGATGCTCGCCGCTGAAAACAACGGCGCCATCATCGCGATCACGACCAAGTCCATCTGGCCGCAGCTGCAGAGGCTCGGCATGTCGCTCATCCTCGATCCGCCCAACGAGGACGAGATGCTCCAGATCATCCGCGAGAACCTCGCTCCGTATCGGTCCCAGATTCCAAACGAGTGGGATGAACAGGACGAGCGCCGCGCCGCGGCCATCTTAGCGGGCATCACGCAGATGGAAGCCGAAAACGTGATCGCCACGCTGCTCGCCAAAGGCCGGATCACCAAAGACGATTTGAACGAAGTCGCGCACGCCAAGGACCGGATTTTCGCCGACATCTCCGGCATCGAGCGCGTCCACGTGCAGGGCCAAGATCTCCATGTCGGCGGGCTTTCTGGGCTCAAGCGATGGTTGGACCGCGAACGGCCGCTCTTGACCGCGGACCTGCGCGATCGCGGCATCCGGCCACCGCGCGGCATCCTCCTGGTGGGCGTTCCGGGCTGCGGCAAGTCCCTGTCGGCCAAGGCTATCGCCGCACAGTGGAATCTGCCGCTCTACCGATTGGACCTCGCCAACATCCACGGCCAATACCTGGGCCAGAGTGAGGCGCGGCTCAAGGACGCGCTGGCCACGGCCGATCACGTCTCGCCCTGCGTTCTGTGGATCGACGAGATCGAAAAAGGCCTGGCGGGCGCCGCACAAGGCGCAAGCGACGGGGGAACGTCCACGCGCCTGGTGGGCCATTTCCTCTATTGGCTTCAGGAGGCGCGCTCGCGGGTGTTTGTGGTGGCGACCGCCAACGACGTGTCGAAACTCCCGCCCGAACTGCTGCGGCGCGGGCGATTTGACGAGTTGTTCTTTGTCGACTTGCCGAGCCCCGAAGAGCGCTGGGAGATCATCCAGATTTACGTGCAGCGTGGCCTGAAGAGGAGCCTTTCGGACGCCCTGATGAGCGAGCTGGTGTCGCTTTCCGACGGCTTCGCCGGCGCCGATATCGAAGCGGCGGTGCGCGAGGTCGTGAAAGAGGCCATTCTCAAGGGCGATCACGCCGTCACCGACGAACTGTTCAAACGCAGCTTTGCCAACATCGTGCCCCTGTCGAAGACGAGCCCCGAGCAAATCGAGGCGATTCGCGCATGGGGTAGGGAGCGGGCCGTTCCGGCCTCAGGCACGCCCATCGGATCGCCCGACGCACAGGCGAAGCCGCGCCGCGAGGTGCTGGTCTGA
- a CDS encoding acyl-CoA dehydrogenase family protein — translation MISFLPTDDERAFVEVASSFAREVLREAARDAEKARTPSDDVISQAHELGLVSIEIPESLAGAELPLVSQVQVLEALAFGDLGIVQGLPGLCDSASVMRVLPDPARLELADGAAQRVPWIHLAPSEVAVVVERGGFRLEGTAYPRRSVLGADQMVASFVAPGGEAILAYLDRTVADWAEDAGDVRLGLLAAHIGRVRFDGLVVRPEDVLLRGDEAEQVIRTALTRLAVREAAKCVGVMRAALEYTVEYTSQRKAFGQEIPKFQGVSFTVADMAIETEAARNLVWQAAHAVDSRGAGAAREAARALAYALRSARFVTNQGVQMLGGAGYLQEYPVEKWMRDVQAQAILYGRELEWFERAGLRALGLEEKEGVLV, via the coding sequence ATGATTTCGTTTCTTCCAACCGATGACGAGCGGGCGTTTGTCGAAGTCGCCAGCTCGTTTGCGCGCGAGGTGTTGCGCGAAGCCGCGCGCGACGCGGAGAAGGCGCGCACGCCGTCGGACGACGTGATTTCGCAGGCGCACGAGCTCGGGCTCGTCTCTATCGAGATTCCCGAATCGCTGGCCGGGGCCGAACTGCCGCTCGTCTCACAGGTCCAGGTGCTGGAGGCGCTGGCCTTTGGCGATCTCGGCATCGTTCAGGGGCTGCCTGGTCTCTGCGACAGCGCCTCGGTGATGCGCGTCCTGCCAGATCCGGCGCGGCTCGAGCTCGCGGACGGCGCCGCGCAGCGCGTGCCCTGGATCCATCTCGCGCCGAGCGAGGTCGCCGTCGTCGTGGAGCGGGGCGGCTTCCGTTTGGAAGGCACGGCTTATCCACGCCGATCCGTCCTTGGGGCGGATCAGATGGTGGCGAGCTTCGTGGCGCCGGGCGGAGAGGCGATTCTCGCGTATCTGGACCGGACCGTGGCGGATTGGGCGGAGGACGCGGGCGATGTGCGCCTTGGACTCCTCGCAGCGCACATCGGTCGGGTGCGGTTCGACGGGCTGGTCGTCCGGCCGGAGGACGTGCTGTTGCGCGGCGATGAGGCCGAGCAGGTCATTCGAACGGCGCTGACGCGGCTCGCGGTGCGCGAAGCGGCCAAGTGCGTGGGTGTGATGCGCGCGGCCCTCGAGTACACGGTGGAGTACACCAGCCAGCGAAAGGCGTTTGGCCAGGAGATTCCGAAGTTTCAGGGCGTCTCTTTCACCGTCGCGGACATGGCCATCGAGACGGAGGCCGCGCGCAACCTCGTCTGGCAAGCGGCGCACGCCGTGGACAGCCGGGGGGCGGGGGCCGCGCGCGAAGCGGCCCGAGCGCTCGCTTATGCCCTGCGCAGCGCCCGCTTCGTGACCAACCAGGGCGTGCAGATGCTCGGCGGCGCCGGGTACCTCCAGGAGTACCCCGTCGAGAAGTGGATGCGCGACGTGCAGGCGCAAGCCATCCTCTACGGCCGCGAACTCGAGTGGTTCGAGCGCGCCGGCCTGCGCGCCCTTGGCCTGGAGGAGAAGGAGGGTGTGTTGGTGTGA
- a CDS encoding SCP2 sterol-binding domain-containing protein produces MSATPSTKEIFDLINQALSADPSRTGGLEAVYQFNITGEDPGTYQLVLKPDQAYAVEGEQEVANCTLEMDSNDFKDMLQGNLNGTAAFMSGKLRVEGDLGLAMQLETVLSAYTAANN; encoded by the coding sequence ATGTCAGCCACCCCGTCGACCAAGGAGATTTTCGATCTGATCAACCAGGCGCTGTCCGCCGATCCGTCGCGCACAGGAGGCCTCGAAGCCGTGTACCAGTTCAACATCACCGGCGAGGATCCGGGCACCTACCAGCTCGTCCTGAAGCCCGATCAGGCCTATGCCGTGGAGGGCGAGCAGGAGGTCGCCAACTGCACCCTGGAGATGGACTCCAACGATTTCAAGGACATGCTGCAAGGCAACCTCAACGGCACGGCGGCGTTCATGAGCGGCAAGCTCCGCGTCGAGGGCGATCTCGGCCTCGCCATGCAGCTTGAGACGGTGCTCAGCGCCTACACCGCGGCCAACAACTGA
- a CDS encoding long-chain-fatty-acid--CoA ligase, which produces MNLVQLLEENQRQFGTYESLVYEGRVYTNVELAKMSSQLAHHMQALGVRPGDTVMVTMPNRPEVVIAFYAIAKAGAVSVPVMPLLQAAEVRYIVEDASPKLILTCEVLKPKIQQAIKDLDAPPVVRSVDDAGQESFETLLSHYPENRPDVAIDDHQPAVILYTSGTTGKPKGVVLTHENLCANARAAADLAGEYVLKVEKRVGLGILPLSHAFGFTMMNTALCLGELDVLLPYFDPVLVFQAIERYRVTHFTAVPTMFHALLHHPDADKYDLSSLSVCISGSAALPEPVRRAFEEKFHCLVFQGYGLSEAAPVVTAPRFDKPAKPGSVGLPLPGVEVAVLDEEGRPLPPGEIGELAVKGPNVSPGYHNLPEETEKAFRNGWLLTGDMARIDEEGYVYIVDRKKDVIIRGGFNIYPSDLEELMSQHPAVAEVAVVGAPSERMGEEVVAFVVRKKGAEVSEEELIAYCQEHLAKYKTPRVVQFVSYLPKNLIGKVDKKKLREMAKSIQLV; this is translated from the coding sequence ATGAACCTCGTTCAGCTTCTCGAGGAGAATCAGCGCCAGTTTGGAACGTACGAGTCCCTGGTGTACGAGGGCCGCGTCTACACCAACGTGGAGCTCGCCAAGATGTCCTCGCAACTGGCCCATCACATGCAGGCGCTCGGCGTTCGCCCAGGGGACACCGTGATGGTCACCATGCCGAATCGGCCGGAGGTGGTCATCGCGTTTTACGCCATTGCCAAGGCAGGAGCCGTCTCTGTGCCTGTGATGCCGCTGTTGCAGGCCGCTGAGGTCCGGTACATCGTCGAGGATGCCAGCCCCAAGCTCATCCTGACGTGCGAGGTCCTCAAACCCAAGATTCAACAGGCCATCAAGGACCTCGACGCACCGCCTGTCGTGCGATCCGTGGACGATGCCGGCCAAGAGTCGTTTGAGACGCTCCTCTCGCACTATCCAGAGAACCGCCCGGACGTCGCGATCGACGACCATCAGCCTGCGGTCATCCTGTACACAAGTGGAACGACGGGCAAGCCGAAGGGCGTGGTGCTCACGCACGAGAATCTCTGTGCCAACGCGCGCGCGGCGGCGGATCTCGCCGGCGAATACGTCCTCAAGGTGGAAAAGCGCGTGGGGCTCGGCATTCTTCCCCTCTCGCACGCGTTTGGCTTCACCATGATGAACACGGCGCTTTGCCTCGGCGAACTCGACGTCCTGTTGCCGTATTTCGATCCCGTCCTCGTCTTTCAGGCGATCGAGCGCTACCGGGTGACCCATTTCACCGCGGTGCCCACCATGTTCCATGCGCTCCTTCACCATCCCGATGCGGACAAATACGACCTTTCCTCCCTGTCGGTCTGCATCTCGGGTTCCGCCGCGCTTCCTGAACCCGTGCGCAGGGCGTTTGAAGAAAAGTTCCATTGCCTCGTGTTCCAGGGCTACGGGCTGTCCGAGGCTGCACCCGTCGTCACCGCGCCGCGCTTTGACAAGCCGGCCAAGCCGGGATCGGTCGGGCTTCCCCTGCCAGGCGTGGAGGTGGCGGTGCTCGACGAGGAGGGCCGTCCTCTGCCGCCGGGCGAGATCGGCGAGTTGGCCGTGAAGGGCCCGAATGTATCGCCAGGTTATCACAACCTGCCCGAGGAGACGGAGAAGGCGTTTCGCAACGGGTGGCTGTTGACCGGTGACATGGCGCGCATCGACGAAGAGGGCTACGTGTACATCGTCGATCGCAAGAAGGACGTGATCATCCGCGGTGGCTTCAACATCTACCCGAGCGATCTGGAGGAGCTGATGAGTCAGCACCCGGCGGTGGCCGAAGTGGCCGTGGTCGGCGCGCCGTCCGAGCGCATGGGGGAGGAAGTCGTGGCCTTTGTCGTGCGCAAGAAGGGCGCCGAGGTGAGCGAGGAGGAGCTCATCGCCTACTGCCAGGAGCACCTCGCGAAGTACAAGACGCCGCGCGTGGTCCAGTTTGTCTCCTATCTTCCGAAGAATCTGATTGGAAAGGTGGACAAAAAGAAGCTGCGGGAGATGGCCAAATCCATTCAGCTGGTCTGA
- a CDS encoding NAD-dependent malic enzyme — protein sequence MSLARTGVVDMVFRLRFGAKASVGEVHGAIVGAGGEVVAMETRFVDGDEVIRDVRVSVEQEEGVPILQDAIRQIPGVTLVETFDRVFVAHMGGKIATHLKVPVVDRADLSVVYTPGVARVCEAIRDRPDRAFEFTIRKNTVAVVSDGSAVLGLGNIGPEAALPVMEGKAMLFKRLADVDAFPICLATQDVDEIVETVVRLAPSFGGINLEDISSPRCFEIEERLRQRLSIPVFHDDQHGTAVVMMAGLLNALKIVGKRMEDLSVVVAGVGAAGVACTKMLLAAGVRHIVGLDRTGILERGRAYDNPVKRWYAENTNLENRKGTIDDAIRGADVFIGVSGPGLLTPHHLKQMARDPIVFAMANPIPEILPEVAHGHVRVMATGRSDYPNQINNVLCFPGLFRGALDVRARTITEEMKMAAAEAIAACVPESQLSEAYIIPSPFDPNVVPAVSAAVQRAALRAGVASLHANVPIDDEPVYTEL from the coding sequence GTGAGTTTGGCGCGCACTGGTGTTGTGGACATGGTGTTCCGCCTCCGCTTCGGCGCAAAAGCCTCCGTCGGCGAGGTGCACGGCGCCATCGTGGGTGCGGGCGGCGAGGTGGTCGCCATGGAGACCCGTTTCGTGGACGGGGACGAAGTGATTCGCGACGTCAGGGTGTCGGTGGAGCAGGAGGAGGGCGTGCCCATCCTCCAGGACGCCATCCGGCAGATTCCGGGCGTGACGCTGGTGGAGACGTTCGATCGCGTCTTTGTCGCCCACATGGGCGGCAAGATTGCCACGCATCTCAAGGTGCCTGTCGTGGACCGGGCTGATCTCAGCGTGGTCTACACGCCTGGGGTGGCCCGGGTGTGTGAGGCCATTCGCGACAGGCCGGACCGCGCGTTCGAGTTCACCATCCGGAAAAACACCGTGGCTGTGGTTAGCGACGGGTCCGCGGTTCTCGGCCTCGGCAACATCGGCCCGGAGGCGGCGCTGCCCGTCATGGAGGGCAAAGCCATGCTGTTCAAGCGCCTGGCGGACGTCGACGCGTTCCCCATCTGCTTGGCGACGCAGGATGTGGACGAGATCGTCGAGACGGTGGTGCGGTTGGCGCCTTCGTTCGGCGGCATCAACCTCGAAGATATCTCGTCGCCGCGCTGTTTTGAGATTGAGGAGCGGTTGAGGCAGCGGCTCTCCATCCCGGTCTTCCACGACGATCAGCACGGAACCGCCGTGGTCATGATGGCGGGCCTCTTGAACGCCCTGAAAATCGTGGGCAAGCGCATGGAGGACTTGTCGGTCGTGGTGGCCGGCGTGGGCGCGGCCGGCGTGGCCTGCACCAAGATGCTGTTGGCTGCGGGGGTCCGGCACATCGTCGGGCTGGATCGCACGGGGATCCTGGAGCGCGGGCGCGCGTACGACAATCCGGTGAAGCGATGGTACGCCGAAAACACCAACTTGGAAAACCGGAAGGGAACCATCGACGACGCCATCCGCGGCGCGGACGTGTTCATCGGCGTGTCGGGTCCGGGCCTTTTGACGCCGCATCACCTGAAGCAGATGGCGAGAGACCCGATTGTCTTCGCGATGGCGAATCCCATCCCCGAGATCCTGCCGGAGGTGGCGCACGGCCACGTCCGCGTCATGGCGACGGGGCGATCCGACTATCCCAACCAAATTAACAACGTGCTCTGTTTTCCTGGGCTGTTTCGCGGCGCGCTCGATGTGCGGGCTCGAACCATCACCGAGGAGATGAAAATGGCGGCGGCGGAAGCTATCGCGGCCTGTGTGCCAGAAAGCCAGCTGTCGGAAGCGTACATCATCCCGAGCCCGTTCGACCCCAATGTCGTCCCCGCCGTCAGCGCGGCCGTGCAGCGCGCCGCCCTTCGCGCCGGCGTTGCATCGCTTCACGCCAACGTGCCGATCGACGACGAACCCGTCTACACGGAGCTGTAA
- a CDS encoding acyl-CoA dehydrogenase family protein, whose product MIDFDLSPQQKQVRDMVHWFAEHEMRPISLLADKEENVPEDWLRKVNRMGISLSMSNFGGDSKKKDDTKPKEPRERQSNRLGVIAAEELAWGDPAIALSLPGPGLGGPPVQSTGTPEQKERFLGIFTKDEPRWGAYALTEPGAGSDVSGIRTSAKKVDGGYVLNGHKVYITNGGRASWVVAFATVDPSLGRAGHRAFVVEKGTPGFTCTRVAHKMGLRASETAELVFEDCFVPIDNLLGGEAHYENRAGSSGFRVAMSTFDSTRPIVAAMAVGIARAAYEYTLDFVKKEYPRGRLQADVLAKLGEMDAKIHAARLLTWEAAWKADLGQPNAKEAAMCKAHAGRISLEVCADCLEIMGPIGLDGHLVEKLYRDVKVFDIFEGTNQIQHLIVARRLYEPHGLRL is encoded by the coding sequence GTGATTGACTTCGATCTCAGCCCGCAACAAAAACAGGTCCGCGACATGGTGCACTGGTTTGCGGAGCACGAGATGCGCCCCATCTCCCTCCTCGCGGACAAGGAGGAAAACGTCCCCGAGGACTGGCTGCGCAAGGTCAATCGGATGGGCATCTCGCTCAGCATGTCCAACTTCGGCGGCGACAGCAAAAAGAAGGACGACACCAAGCCCAAGGAGCCGCGCGAGCGCCAGTCGAACCGCCTCGGCGTCATCGCGGCGGAGGAGCTGGCGTGGGGCGATCCGGCCATCGCACTCTCCCTTCCCGGCCCCGGCCTTGGCGGGCCGCCCGTTCAGTCGACCGGCACGCCCGAGCAAAAGGAACGGTTTCTCGGTATCTTCACCAAGGACGAACCCCGCTGGGGCGCCTACGCCTTGACGGAGCCAGGCGCCGGATCCGACGTCTCCGGCATTCGCACCTCCGCCAAGAAGGTCGACGGCGGCTATGTGCTGAACGGCCACAAGGTCTACATCACCAACGGCGGGCGCGCCTCGTGGGTCGTGGCCTTCGCCACGGTCGATCCGTCGCTCGGCCGCGCTGGTCACCGCGCCTTCGTCGTCGAGAAGGGGACGCCGGGCTTCACCTGCACCCGGGTGGCGCACAAGATGGGGCTTCGCGCATCCGAAACCGCGGAACTCGTCTTCGAGGACTGCTTCGTGCCCATCGATAACCTGCTTGGCGGCGAGGCGCACTACGAGAATCGCGCCGGATCGTCCGGCTTCCGCGTCGCGATGTCGACGTTTGACAGCACCCGGCCCATCGTGGCGGCGATGGCCGTCGGCATTGCGCGCGCCGCGTACGAGTACACGCTCGACTTTGTGAAGAAGGAGTATCCACGCGGCAGGCTGCAGGCGGACGTCCTGGCGAAGCTCGGCGAAATGGACGCGAAGATTCACGCGGCACGGCTCCTGACGTGGGAGGCCGCTTGGAAGGCCGATCTCGGCCAGCCCAACGCCAAGGAAGCCGCGATGTGCAAGGCGCACGCGGGTCGCATCTCGCTCGAGGTGTGTGCGGATTGCCTGGAGATCATGGGACCCATCGGGCTCGACGGCCACCTCGTGGAAAAACTGTACCGCGATGTCAAGGTCTTCGACATCTTCGAAGGCACCAACCAGATTCAGCACCTGATCGTCGCGCGCCGGCTGTACGAGCCGCACGGCCTGCGCCTGTGA
- a CDS encoding enoyl-CoA hydratase/isomerase family protein encodes MSYSTLQMERLDKGIVWVSIDNPPANAISDALVDDLDRLLTELEADQSARVLVIGSNHPKNFVAGADLKMMTQNASKFAGQGGAIRDAASRMQHVFDRIAKFPRPVVAAIHGHALGGGCELALACDFRFMSGGTIGLTEVSLGLIPGAGGTQRMTLLLGRAKAAELIFFAKRLSKEEAEAIGLITKAVEPDRLREEVLAFAQDLSERAVFAMGLAKQAMDAALPIDGGLRVEAENFERTFSTGEPLEGIAAFLQKRPAKFLKDTAAKA; translated from the coding sequence ATGTCGTACTCGACGCTACAAATGGAGCGCCTCGACAAGGGAATTGTCTGGGTCTCCATCGACAATCCGCCAGCCAATGCGATTTCCGACGCGCTCGTGGACGATCTCGACCGACTCCTTACGGAGCTCGAGGCGGATCAATCAGCGCGCGTGTTGGTCATCGGATCGAACCATCCGAAAAACTTCGTGGCGGGCGCTGACCTGAAAATGATGACGCAGAATGCGAGCAAGTTCGCCGGACAGGGTGGGGCCATTCGCGATGCGGCGAGCCGCATGCAGCACGTGTTCGATCGCATCGCCAAGTTTCCGCGTCCCGTGGTTGCCGCGATCCACGGCCATGCGCTGGGCGGCGGCTGCGAACTGGCGCTCGCCTGCGACTTCCGCTTCATGAGCGGCGGGACCATCGGCCTGACGGAGGTGTCGCTCGGGCTCATCCCGGGCGCGGGGGGCACGCAGCGCATGACGCTCCTCCTCGGGCGCGCCAAGGCGGCGGAACTCATCTTCTTTGCCAAGCGCCTGTCGAAAGAGGAGGCTGAGGCCATCGGTCTCATTACGAAAGCCGTCGAACCCGACAGGCTCCGCGAGGAGGTCCTCGCGTTCGCGCAGGATCTGAGCGAGCGGGCGGTCTTTGCGATGGGCCTCGCCAAGCAGGCGATGGACGCCGCGTTGCCCATCGACGGCGGGCTGCGCGTGGAGGCAGAGAATTTCGAGCGGACGTTCAGCACAGGTGAGCCGCTTGAAGGCATCGCCGCGTTTCTGCAGAAGCGGCCGGCGAAGTTTCTGAAGGACACTGCGGCCAAAGCATGA
- a CDS encoding thiolase family protein: protein MQREVVIVDAIRTPIGRKNGSLSSVHPVDLLAPLLKALVERNGLDPMEIEDVVTGCVTMIGEQGGNIGRMAVLAAGLPVEVPSFSLNRMCGSSQQAIHNAAQAILAGDMDVAIACGVESMSRVPMGTDLGKFSTALTKRFQIVPQGFSAEMIADKWKISREEMDQFSLESHQKAAKAEDAGLFDRERVPVANVGPEKVTVAQDEGIRRDTSLEKLAGLKPSFRPDGRVTAGNASQISDGAAAVLLMSGEKAEKLGLRPRARILSRVVVGVDPVIMLTGVIPATRKALDRAGLKLEDMDVIEINEAFASVVLAWKREIEPDMTKVNPRGGAIALGHPLGASGARIMTTLLHELEDTGGRYGLQLMCIGFGMATGTVIERL from the coding sequence GTGCAGCGCGAAGTGGTAATTGTCGATGCCATCCGGACGCCCATTGGCCGCAAGAACGGGAGCTTGTCGTCCGTCCATCCGGTCGATCTTCTCGCACCCCTGCTGAAGGCCTTGGTGGAGCGAAACGGGCTCGACCCGATGGAAATCGAGGACGTGGTGACGGGCTGCGTCACGATGATCGGCGAACAAGGCGGCAACATTGGGCGCATGGCGGTCTTGGCGGCGGGTCTGCCGGTGGAGGTGCCTTCGTTCTCGCTGAATCGCATGTGCGGATCGAGCCAGCAGGCGATTCACAACGCGGCGCAGGCGATTCTCGCGGGGGACATGGACGTGGCCATCGCATGCGGCGTCGAGAGCATGAGCCGCGTTCCGATGGGGACGGATCTTGGCAAATTCTCGACGGCGCTCACCAAGCGATTTCAAATCGTCCCGCAGGGCTTCTCCGCGGAGATGATCGCCGACAAGTGGAAGATCAGCCGCGAGGAGATGGATCAGTTTTCGCTTGAGAGCCACCAGAAGGCGGCGAAGGCGGAGGATGCGGGCCTGTTCGACCGAGAGCGGGTGCCGGTGGCGAATGTGGGGCCCGAGAAGGTGACGGTGGCGCAAGACGAGGGCATCCGGCGGGACACGTCGCTGGAGAAGTTGGCTGGGCTCAAGCCGTCGTTTCGCCCGGACGGGCGCGTGACGGCGGGGAACGCGAGCCAGATCTCTGACGGCGCGGCGGCCGTGCTCCTGATGTCGGGCGAAAAGGCGGAGAAGCTCGGCCTGAGACCGCGGGCGCGCATCCTGTCGCGCGTGGTCGTGGGCGTCGACCCGGTCATCATGTTGACGGGCGTGATCCCCGCGACAAGGAAGGCGCTCGATCGCGCCGGGCTCAAGCTGGAGGACATGGACGTCATTGAGATCAACGAGGCATTCGCGTCGGTGGTGCTCGCGTGGAAGCGAGAGATTGAGCCCGATATGACCAAGGTCAATCCGCGCGGCGGCGCGATTGCGCTGGGCCATCCGCTCGGCGCAAGCGGCGCGCGCATCATGACGACGCTCCTGCACGAGCTGGAAGACACGGGCGGGCGTTACGGCCTGCAGCTGATGTGCATCGGATTTGGCATGGCAACCGGTACGGTGATTGAGCGGCTGTGA